A genomic region of Fodinisporobacter ferrooxydans contains the following coding sequences:
- a CDS encoding Rqc2 family fibronectin-binding protein, whose translation MAFDGIVLRAVRAELSSHLLGARIEKIYQPLPRDLVLQLRSHGRTYRLLLSANPTYPRVLLIDRYQGQNPAMPPMFCMVLRKHLEGGILRSIEQPTNERMLRIRIESTDELGERVQRLLVIELMGRHSNLILLDPKSKTIFDSIVHITHAISRHREVLPGRSYIAPPTQDKADPFALDEGMYQRLRSSHSDIPLSNFLSRQILGISQLLARELSARIGEATMLEEWKYISATIHSWRQDQFAPTVKLDAETAAPLAFSILPLQHLKGADRAFASISQCLEWFYAEKVRHDMIQQKAGDLLRILKTELERNHNKIEKLKEELQIAEQADVYRLYGELITASLYQFKRGDAYADVTNFYEDDMPLLRIELDPLLEPIENAQAYFKKYNKAKQSVPHIKEQLALAANEVRYLEEVTLQIEQAALQELDEIRDELEQGGYVKGKSRTKKFPQSRNKQKNGRTPPAVSLERYLTPEGIELVVGKNNKQNDYISTKLAKKTDTWLHVKDIPGSHVIIRGKEFSADTLRMAAQVAAFFSKGRDSSRVPVDYTLIKHTWKPNGAKPGMILYENQQTLFVRPSLEGVQKLERS comes from the coding sequence ATGGCATTTGACGGTATTGTTCTCAGAGCTGTACGGGCGGAGCTCTCGTCTCATCTGCTCGGCGCACGGATTGAAAAGATCTATCAGCCATTGCCCCGTGATCTTGTTTTACAGTTGCGAAGTCACGGACGAACCTACCGATTGTTGCTGTCTGCCAATCCAACCTATCCAAGGGTGCTGTTGATCGATCGCTACCAAGGGCAAAACCCTGCAATGCCGCCAATGTTTTGCATGGTCTTGCGAAAACATCTGGAAGGCGGCATCCTTCGCAGCATCGAACAACCGACAAATGAACGGATGCTGCGAATCCGGATTGAAAGTACGGATGAGTTAGGGGAACGGGTGCAACGGCTTTTGGTCATCGAATTGATGGGACGGCACAGCAATCTCATTTTGCTTGACCCGAAATCCAAGACGATATTTGACAGCATTGTACATATCACACATGCCATCAGCAGGCATCGGGAAGTGTTGCCGGGAAGGTCCTATATCGCTCCGCCGACACAGGACAAAGCGGATCCTTTTGCCCTTGACGAAGGCATGTATCAACGGCTGCGTTCCAGTCACTCCGACATTCCTTTGTCCAATTTTCTCAGTCGGCAGATCCTCGGGATCAGCCAACTGCTGGCAAGGGAACTTAGCGCAAGGATCGGGGAAGCAACCATGCTGGAGGAATGGAAGTACATATCCGCAACCATTCACTCATGGCGCCAGGATCAGTTTGCTCCAACTGTGAAACTCGATGCGGAAACAGCCGCACCTTTGGCTTTCAGCATTCTTCCGTTACAGCATCTGAAGGGTGCAGACCGCGCATTTGCTTCGATCAGCCAATGTCTGGAATGGTTTTACGCTGAAAAAGTGCGCCATGATATGATCCAGCAAAAAGCCGGCGACCTGTTGCGGATCCTGAAAACAGAACTGGAACGGAATCACAATAAAATTGAAAAATTAAAAGAAGAACTGCAAATCGCGGAACAGGCGGATGTATACCGGTTATACGGGGAATTGATTACCGCTTCCCTGTATCAGTTCAAACGGGGCGACGCATATGCAGATGTGACGAATTTCTATGAAGACGATATGCCGCTGCTGCGCATCGAGCTCGACCCGCTCTTGGAGCCCATCGAGAACGCCCAAGCGTATTTTAAAAAATACAACAAGGCAAAACAAAGCGTTCCGCATATCAAGGAACAGCTCGCGCTTGCAGCAAATGAAGTGCGCTATCTCGAAGAAGTCACATTACAGATCGAACAAGCCGCTTTGCAAGAGTTGGATGAAATCCGGGACGAACTGGAACAGGGCGGATATGTCAAGGGAAAATCCCGCACGAAGAAATTTCCGCAAAGCCGGAACAAACAAAAAAACGGCCGTACACCGCCCGCCGTCTCCCTGGAGCGCTATCTCACACCGGAAGGAATCGAGCTTGTCGTCGGAAAAAACAACAAACAGAATGACTACATCAGCACAAAGCTTGCCAAAAAAACAGATACCTGGCTGCATGTCAAAGATATTCCAGGCTCCCACGTCATCATTCGCGGGAAAGAGTTCTCAGCTGACACATTGCGGATGGCAGCACAAGTGGCCGCCTTTTTCAGCAAAGGAAGGGACTCCAGCCGGGTTCCTGTCGACTATACGCTGATCAAACACACCTGGAAACCGAATGGCGCCAAACCGGGCATGATTTTGTATGAAAATCAACAAACCCTGTTTGTCAGACCATCACTTGAAGGTGTTCAGAAGTTGGAACGCTCATAA